ATTAGAGTGAATCTTCGAGCTCATAGCGAAAACAAGTTTAAGCTTTCATTATATAAAAGTTAGGTCCTGCTTGAAACGGGGGAATTCCACAGGAATCCTTTAGGACTCGTACTCTTCCTACAAAATTCCCGTGTTGCAAACTGGCCAACGTCTGTTGCTGGATACAATTGGCTGCATCATGGACATTGTTTAATTGTGTGCACTCCATTATTGTTGAAGAATCTAGCTGTCAGGGTATCATTTTAACAAAATTAAATGAATTACTTGCATTTCTTACTGTCTTAAGAATGTACTGGCACTTACATTTTAGTCTGACAAAGTTAAATTTCCATTTGGTAAAACAGAAACTTTAGCGGTAATAGCATAAAGGGAAATATTCCATTCACTTTGGGTACAATCTCAGGGCTGCGAGTACTGTAAGTTCTCTTTAACACTAAGTGATATTTCGGTTTACCCTTTCAAGACTAATCGTAATTTTTACTATGTTTTAGCTTCTTGATGTCTGATGCCAATTGATATTGGATAGGTTAGTGTTTAGGTTTGAAGTGATAGAAAGATACAGAACACCGGCGAGTGATTCCAGTGATTAGATCTTGCTTCGTGTGCTTAAAATAACCAATGTATCTGATCCCTAACTCTTATTGTAAAATTTTAGGATGCTTATTTCCCGGTCTGTGCTGACCTGGAACTCATCATTTTAGACAAGTTTTGTATCTTTTTACACCTGGGAAAATAAAAGTTTGTTTCAACCTTAGCATTCAGTTCATGCCATTGCagactagtgttttttttaaaatatgacTCAGCATAAATATTGTCCACCCTTGTACCAGATTCATGTATTGGAAGTCCCAGTGTCTCATTTAGTGCTTACTTTCATATCCTTATTTGTAGAGATCTGTCTTACAACAAACTCAATGGTTCTATTCCGGAGAGCCTTGGCCAGCTGACATCTTTACAGACACTGTGAGGACATTAATTACACATGTTCTTCTGTTTCGGATTTACTTTGTGCTTCATCCGCTTTAACTAGAAAGACTCTCTTGACACAGGAATCTAAATGGCAATGGTCTTTCAGGAAGGGTTCCAGCCAGCCTGGGAGGAAGACCTCTACACAGAGTTAGATTCAAGTAAGAATCCACTCCAGTTGTTACTTCTCATTTTGTCATTATAGCTAGATTGTACTCCCTGCGTACCATATTAAGTGTTGCAAGTTTGTctagatatgcatgtatctagacgtgtttTAGTGTGTAGAACTGtagatacatgcgtatctagacaaacTTGCGAcgcttaatatgggacggagggaatattaaGAATTGACGCACTCTCACATATAAACCATCGCATATACCAATTTACCTGCACCGAGTTTCTAGTCCTGTTAACATTTCTTGAATGGTAAGGAAGCTTACAAACTGCTCAAATGACAGCTTTACGGACAATGCTGGGTTGTGTGGAATTCCTGGTTTGCATGAGTGTGGCCCTCATATATCTGTGGCTGCAAAGATTGGTATGGCTTTCGGGGTACTTTTAGCATTTCTGTTTCTGGTTGTATTTGCGGCATGCTGGTGGAAAAGGAGGCAGAACATTATCCGTGGTCAGAAATTAGCTGCAGGTAAGAATCTGTATCACTCTGAAATCATGAAAGACGAATGTAGTGTACAAACTTGCTTTATATAATGCTCGAATGTTTCCCCCCTTTTCGCAGCAAGGGAAGCTCCGTATGCTAAATCTAGGACCCAATTTACACGGGATGTACAAATGGCTAAGCATCACCGCCCACATGAAAGCTCTCGAGGCAGCAACAATGAAAGCTCGCCACATTTGCTTTCCTAGTTAATTACTGCCAATGGTAACACTGGCTGAATTGTACCATTGTTTCTGGTATGCTCAGTTGATGCAGCTATCAGGTTGAGTTGTAAAACAATTGTACATACTAGGTCAGGATCGTGTACGTATTGCTCTAAATGTTCAGTCAGGGAGGATTGTTAGCTGATAGAAAGCTGATAGAACGATTCTATACTAACTGGGCGAATTGGTACACCTGCGTAATTTGTGCAAACTAGCTAACATATATTTATTCAGTTGTTGCTTTTTAATTCTGAAAATGCATATTCAGGAGAGCTAATGTGATCACCGTTTGTCCAAAGTTACCTGATATATATGTTAAGATGCTGTCTGTTAAGTTTGAAAAGAGAAAATTCAGGAGAGCTGATGTGTGCTAAAAGCTCGAACTCTTGTGGTCTGTAGTGTTAACCCAGACAGTGCTGCTAATATTTACCGAAAATACAATCAAAATTGtaaatactctctccatcccatatcaagtgGCATAATATTACAAGTATCTAgagtattttagtatatagattgttcatatttagacaaatttgagtcatttaatatgagacggagggagtagtataattATATGGAGAATCTATACAGGTGTCTCAGGACAAAATATACCTTTGTGGATTAAAAAGCCATATAACGTTTGGAGaaccaaaactgaaaacaagcATTACCCCAGTAGCATAAGCCTGTTGCCTTACATAGCACCCATCCTACTGATGTCAGGATCTCACCAGGATGTTGCTTATTTTCCATACCTCATAAAGGGAGCAACATTACATACAATCATAGAAATTAGACGATGGACGTCACCAGCCATATTTTTGCTGCTGCGATTCAATGCCCGAGACCTGGGATGCTTACCCACTCCAGGTGCAGGATGAGCTCGCCGGTCTCGGTGTTCCTCAGCCTCAGGACAATGTCCTGGGAAACCTTGCCTTCCTTCCATACGATCTGGCTCTCGGCCGCGAAGCAGTTCTCGTTCTCAGGGTGGATCGTCTTCATCACTGTGCCGTCCGAGACATTGGTCAGGTCCTTCTTGGCGACCTCGACGAAGTCGAGGATGGAGAACTCTGCATCGCCCATGCTGTCATCCTTGGTGAAAGTATCATGGTCAAAGACTTCCTGTAGTGGAACATACCAACGGAGAGGTTAGTTTTTAGGAACAAGAGGTAGCAAAATGTTCAGAGTCGAGTGTCGCTGGGTTTCTGAAATCTTGAAGGAAGCAGACAGTGTCTGAATGTTCCGTGGTCAATGGAGGTGTTGATGAACTTACAATCTTAACCGGGATCGTCCAGTTTGTGATAGACAAGGTGAGGTCCTCGTTCCACTCTGGGTTGATGGTTTTATATTTGATACTGGACTTTACTTTCTGCACatttcaaggaaaaaaaacatataaaaGAGAGAAAGGGGATGATCTGAATCAACATATCCTTCAAGGAATAATATCAGCACACAAGGTGTTATCCTATGAAATGAAAGAAGCGCGGCTAATCTGAAGAAAGCAAATACTCCTTCCTTCAGTTTATAAAGCCCGAGCGTATTCTTATGTCATCAATTTGACTaatgaaatataatttatgCCATAAAAAGTATTGTCATTAAAAAATTCATTTGATTACGAATTTTGTATATTATTTTGTGCAATACGATATGGAATACATATTTAGCTGATCAAATTGATGACCCGGAGATACACACAAGCCTTACAAATCCGAACAGATGTAGTACACAATCGCCTCACCGTAATCTACCTATCTTTACACCCATATAGATCTCAAGTCTCAATTACAGACGGATTGGTGGTGGCTGCCCGTCCCTTTCAAACCATTGAGATGATAGAAGATATGGGTAAAAATCATTTGATCCGCGACCATGAGACAAGAACAAATGATACTATGGAGTACAACATTCTTTTCAAACATGTACTATTGCGCTAGTACGCAAAAATGGTAATATGGTCATCTTGATTCATCTACTCCAAAAATTGCTCACAAGCTAGAGACGCACATTTAAATTTGAGAATTTTACACTCTCATTCAtcgttactccctctgatcctaaattcttgactcaaattttcccaaatatgaatgtatctgtatttaaaaagcgtctagatacatgtaatatttcgacaacaatttaggatcggagggagtatttttttttttacgtcCGGCCTTGCCCCAAGCCCCCAACCTCCGCCCTCCTGCGCGCGCCCCGACCCATCCATGTTGGCTCATGATCAGGAGGCTCGAGAGAGTACTAGAGGTAGGAATTAGGAGGAGAAATCACCTGTTGTCCGAGGCGGAGGACGACGTAGGGGTCGCTGCTGTGGGTGAGGGGGTCGCAGATGGCAAGCTTCACCCCGCGCACCACCCGCACCTTGATCAGCCCCAGCAGGCACTCCATCGACGACGCGCGTTTCCCAAGCCGGCCGGTGACGGGATCGATTTAAGGCAATTCGGTTGCCGTCGGACGTACGCCGCGTAACGTACGTTACCCCCACGGCGCGGCAAGATCGATCGAGTGGCGGAGCAAAAGAGAGTTAAAACTTAAAAGTCAGAGACGAAGGCACGCATCCAAGCTTGTAGCAGCGGCAAGGGAGGCAGAGGCTGGACGACAAGGGCGGAGAGCATCCAACTACGCACGTCCTATTCTATACTTTACTGCCTCTAAATTTAGATGTAGCATTACCACCAGCCTCTAAATTTAGAGATTGGTGGTAAATGGTTGGTGGTAATACCCCGggagaaaataaataaggATCGAAACCATTCTTATCCCCGACTGATTTCTAGTAACTTCCATTGATCGGCCGGTTCATCTGCTCGTCAGATATCCCCTCCCACCCACGCGTCCACTTCTATCCCTAAAGCACCAGGCACCAGCGCCCGCTCtctttcctcctctcttctctctgtcCACAGGGCGAGCAGCTGTCCGCATCGCAGGCCGCGCCGGGCGTTGAGCGCCCTCGCTCCTCCTGGAGTTCcatctcttcctctcccttctccccTATGGAGCTTTGTCACATGAATGACTTTATAAAGGTTGAGTTCATGTCTATGGGCTTCAAAGTTATGGAGATTGAGGAAATTAGTTCGTCGTGACCCGATTCGTCTCAAATGAGACCCTGGAGAGCCGGGTTCGTTGTGGGGGCAGGTTTAAAACGCCGGAGATTGTGTCACGTGGAGGTAATTAAGTGcattgtgatttttttttcaggattTATATCTATTATCTATAAAATTGATCCTCCACTAAAACTCATTTGATGCTTGCAAACTCAACATGCATGATTCACATTATATTACCATTGATCCTCACTAAGATTCATTTAAAATTACAGGCTCAACATTCAAAGCGCCCATGTCATCATCATTGATCCACTCTAAGATTTATTTAAGGTTTGGAAACTCAACAAATGTCACATCACCATCAACTCAACCATCTTTTAGCATCTACATACAACATACCCTTAGGAAAAGTCTATCGTTCTCTATGTGTCGCAAAAACATAAAATTTTCATTTCAAAGCACTCTCATCATAACTTTTTACCTCTAAAATGTCACCCAATTCACAAAATCAGGTCCTCTGTCTTCTCATCACTCCAGCAAAGGAAGCCcataaaaatatactcccttcgtcccatatgactcaaatttgtccaaatatgcatgtatctaacCCAaaatcgtctagatacatgtaatactttgtcacttaatatgagacgtaGGGAGTATGTAATTCAATAGCTGAGAGAGTCTTTTCTCATGATCGCATCTCAAACCAACTTCTATGTAATCATTCATTTGCCAACATTGATTACATAATATACTAATGCAATTCAACAACCGAGAGATATATACTAAACCGTAACCTATGTGTTTAACTTTTAAAAGCATGTCTTTTCTCTCATGAGAACATCTGAAATCAACTACCGGGTGATCattatttgtcaaaattgattcataaaaaatggaCGCCACATCTTCAAGTTATTCTTATGAACGAAACAACATGTAGTTCAGcctaaatatatttatttttcaatgACATGGGAAATCAGTCGTGAACATAAGCAAGTTGGTATACTATACACCCACATTTGCATCTCTCTTAAACCAATCATTATGAGTTCCAATATATAATACTCCTATAATGTTCATTTTGCTTGGTTGtaatccatttttctttcatgGATAGGCGGATATGTTGCCCTTCCATGCCCGCAATAACATACTGGGTATCCACTAGTGGGTGTGATGCGAGAGATTCTTTTCGCACTCTGCAAATTCGACACGCAGGACTTTGATTGTTGATATGAGTTTTATGACCAATGTCGCGACgagtttttgttgttgcaatgAGTTTTGAGGGACAATGTTACGATGAGCTTTCGATGTTgcccgtaaaaaaaaatactgcatTCAGGATTTTGATGCTGTGACGAGTGAACGGACAAGTTTTAGCTTTTAAAGTGGATCCAGGCGACGGTTGGGGTTGCTCCATTATCCGACTGACGCCTAGCTAGGATTGGACGTAAAAGCTCGTGAGTTCAATGAGTGCTCGGTAGCTCGACTCATTTAGTTCATGCTCATTAACTTGGTCCTGCTCGCCGATGCCAGAcctgccatgatgcaatgcttCGATCCGTCTAAATATtgatatggatgtatctatatatttctcccgatccatattacttgtcgaaatattacatgtatctagacgttttttgagacaaataatatgagttagagggagtactaaatacgtccagatacatgtaatattttggcaattaatatgggacagagggaatacattattttctttttcctctgtGGCTTTATGAGAATCTACTCGTCCATTTGATTATACACATGCCGGCCCCTCCTGTACCTCACATTAAACCAAGTCATGTTTGTGCTGTATGCCTGTCATACCTAGTGACAGTGTTATTGTGTACggagtactctctccgtttctaaatacttgtcgctgttttagatacttgtcgctgttttagtgcaaaacaacgacaagtatttaggtaCAGAGGATGTATATGACTACTGCACGTACGATGCTTTAGCGTCCAATGCGTGTACGATTGTATATCTGACTGGATGGTTTGGTCTTACTGTCAGACAAAAATCGGACGGCAAGTATCGTACTCGTAGCATCGCTGTAATATGTAACCTACTACACAGGATCGTGTGGGAACACTTATTATCATTCCACGGGCCATATGACGGTCATTCTTCCTTAATACAGTATTCCCTTCGATCCatttaagtgtctcaaatttgcttaaata
This is a stretch of genomic DNA from Brachypodium distachyon strain Bd21 chromosome 1, Brachypodium_distachyon_v3.0, whole genome shotgun sequence. It encodes these proteins:
- the LOC100834582 gene encoding protein C2-DOMAIN ABA-RELATED 5, which gives rise to MECLLGLIKVRVVRGVKLAICDPLTHSSDPYVVLRLGQQKVKSSIKYKTINPEWNEDLTLSITNWTIPVKIEVFDHDTFTKDDSMGDAEFSILDFVEVAKKDLTNVSDGTVMKTIHPENENCFAAESQIVWKEGKVSQDIVLRLRNTETGELILHLEWVSIPGLGH